The DNA sequence GACGACTTTCCACTCACCGACCTGGTCGAGGGTGCCGACGGTGAGATCGGTGCCGGTCGCGACCTTGTCGGCGACCCCCGTCTCCTCGCCGGTCGACAGGGCGACGGCGGTGGGGATCTGGGTGGCCATCGCCACCGATCCCTCGATCACCTTGCCCGCCACCACTCCCTGTTTCGCGGTCGCACCGACGATGCGGGCCCCCTTGGCGCCCAGATAACGGGAGATGGCCCCGGCCTCGGCGGCCGCGGCGCCACCGGTGGCCGCCAGAAAGGCCCGGCCGCCGGACCGGACGGCCACCCCCACCTTGCCGACGGACCGCATACTGACCGCACCGGTACGCAGCCCCTTGGCGACCGCGCCGAACGCGGGAACGGCCCCGACCACGTCGGTGACCAGCTCGGCGAAGGTCCCGGCGTCCCAGTCGCCCTCGATGACCGCGCCCACGGTGTGCGCGCTGAGCGCGCCGACTGCGGTGACCACGGCGATCGGCCCGCAGATCGGGGTCAGCACGGGAATCAGCGCGAGGACGCCGGTCACGGCGGAGACCACGCCGAGGACGTCGCCCAGGATTCCCCAGAAGTCGCCGCCACCCGCCTCCGCGGCGGCCTTTTCCGCGGCGACGGCCTTCAGGTACTCGAACTCCCTGCCGCGCGTCGTGATGATGCGGGTGAACTCCCGGTCGAGCAGGAGGCTTTGCAGCTGGTACTCGGCCTCGACGGCGAGCACGGTGTCGACGAGTTCGCGCAGTTCGTCGTCGGGGATGCGGTCGGGTCCGTACCCCTTGTCGAGGAAGCGCCAGATCTCGCAGGTGAAGCTTTGGCCGGCCTTGCCCAGGGAGTGGCTTCGCAAGGGCCGGGCGACCTCGGGGTCGTAGAAGTCGATCACACTGCCGGGTGGCACCATCCTGCGGCGGTACTGGCCGCGTTGTCGAGGGCTGGCTCGCTGCACCAGCGGCTCGATCCGCTCCTGGGACGCCTTGGCCAGCGAGTCGGTGTACTCCTGGACGCGCTCCCCGGCCTCGGCGGAGGAGGTCTTGAGCGCGTAGAGCCGTTCGTCCAGCCGCCTCAGGGCTCCGAGGATCCGGTTCTCCTGGTAGAGGTACATCCGGATGAGCTGCTCGATGCGGTAGCGGTCCTCGTCGCGCAGGGCCTTGGGATCCCAGCCCCAGATGCTCAGCGCGTCTCCCTCACCCTTGGTGTACATGTTGAGTTCGGAGTGCACCGCCGCCACGATCAGATCGTGCTCGCCGGGGGCGTAACCCAGCTCGCGCATCGGAAACCGTCCGTTGCCTTCGATGACGGTGTACAGCGTTTTCATGGCCAACGGTCCTCTCGTGTCCAGGGGCTGGGGGTCAGACGAAGGCGATCGTCTTGCAGACCTGGCCGATGATCTCGACGCAGTCGTCCCACTCGGCGGTGTTCTCCGTGGCGATGGCGAAGTCCGCCATGGCCAGGCGTCCCGGGATGGGGACGAAGACGTGGAGCTGGCGCACGACGGTCGGACCGCCACCCGCGTTGAGCAGGTTCACCGGCCGGGGCACCTCGCTCTCCTCGGTGAGCAGCACGGCGGGCCCGGTCGGCAGCACGACCACGCCCACCTCGGCGTCCGGGTAGATCGCGCCCATGGAGCGGGCGAGGCGGTGCACGGTGTCCTCGTTGGACAGTTCGCTGGGCCGGGCGGTGACCGACAGCAGCATCGAGCTGAGGGGCTTCTCAGGCTCGTCCTCGGTCGGCCCGGACAGCAGGATGCCCGCGTAGACGGCCCCCGCGGCGGCGAGCATCTCGTACATCGCCTGCTGGGAGACGATCGCATGGGCGATCTCGTCGTCCGTCGGCCGCGGGTCCAGGCCGGTGAGGTCGGCGATGAGCCGGTCGGTGTTGGTTTCGGCCGTCACCGTGAAGTCGATGTCCCGGAACATCTCGGGAACGGAGAAGCTGAGCGGCAGGTCGACAGTGGCTTCGGGCATGAGGCGTCACAAGCCCTTCCCTGGCTGATGGGGTTCGCCATCCTTCAGGTCAGGCATCTCATCGGACAAGATCGCGCATTCGAACCCGTGTATGCCGCTGGCCGGATTCATTCGTCGGCGGCGGACAACGCGTACCACCAGGCATCAGACGATACCGCGCGGCACAGCCGGACCAGGCCGAAAGGCCGGAATCCGCTTGCGAACACGGCGTGCGAGCCGGATTCCGCGCTTGCTCCTCATCCGTGTCCCGCGAGCACGCCAGTCGCGTTCCTACCTAGCCGGTGAACCCCGGTTAGCGAAACCGGTGATCAGCCAGACCATAGAACCTCACTCACTTCGCACCGCCCAAACCCTGGGGGCCAGGGCACCCCACTCCTCAGAAGGGTGATCTCGCACCTGATCGCCTGCGCCACCTCTACGAACACGGGGGGGAATGCAGCAGAAGGACATCACCGACCTCGCCGGATGCAGCCCCGGCATCGTCCGCTACTCCTTGAAAGAGGCCGGAGTCCCGCTCCGGCCGCACCGCGCCGCGCCGCCGGCGCACGATCATAGGACCTCACCCCGCCCCCGAGCTTCCCGCGGAGAACATGAGCAACGCACCCGTCTCGCGGCCCCCGACACCAGGGCCCACTACCGGCAGTGACTACAGCCCAGAGCCTGACAGGCAATTCTGCTCGTGATCACCGAGCACACCGCTGCTCATCAGGCGCGGAATTCGGTGTTTCCGCAGGAGCCATTGCTCATGAAGTCGCGCTACCTACGCCTGTCACCACGGCGTAGGGCTCGCCACCCACTCCGCACGATCGAGAGCCCGATGACTTCCACGGACGCCCCCGCGCAGATCACCCTTTCTTTCAGCCGGAGCGCCGCCGGCATCGTCGCCGTCGCTGTCGGCGAGAAATACCCCTGGGCGCAGACCGCGCTGGAGGCCACCGGCTTCCAGCGGCGCCAGGATGACACGTACACCCTGCCCATCGAGGACCCGCAGGCTGCTCAGGCCCCGATGGCCGAGCTAGTGCGGACCGCCGACCGCCACCAGAGCGTGGTGAAGGCCAGCGGCCGGACCTTCATGGGTGATGTCGCCGAGGGCATCGCCGCGCACCTGCCCGGCCGGTGGAGCGCGACGGTGGACGTCTACAGCCATCCCGTCGTGAGTGGAGCGGCTGCCAACCTTGCTGCCACTGGCATCAGCTACGGCGTCTCTCGTTTCAGCGACGGTGTACAGAGCGCTCGCGACCGACTTCGCAGAGCCCTCAACCGCGCCTCCGATGAGGACCAAGCCGCAGCTCTGGACGCCTACGACGTTGCGACAGTTCAGCTGGTGTCTCGTATGACCGGAGAGCAAGACATCCCTCTGGCCGAAGCTGAACTGACTAATGTGCTAAGGCTGATCCTCACCAGTTACGCCGAGCGCTACCCGCAAGCACGAGGAGAAATCCAGGGCCTTGCCACCTATCCATCTGAAGTCGCATCGATCACGCAGAACGGATACGACCGGGCAACAGTCATCGGCAAGGTAGAAGGCGACCTCACCATCAACCAGGGATAGGACTCACAGAAGAAGTGGCCAACGAGCCCCTATACGGCCCCTATACAAAGGTCGCCTCTTGGCCTGATATCCGGGCTCACCTCGACCTCATCGCGGCGCACAGTCCAAACCTCGCCGGAAGTCTGGAGTATGGGCTTGGCCAGGATGAAGCGGACGGGCAAGTCAAACTCACCGGAGACGACCGCGACGACGTACGACACCAGTCTGCAGACACCGTGCTAGCCATTCGTCAGGCAGCTGAACTACTCAGCACCCTCTCCGAACTTAAAGAACTAGCGCAAACCATTCCCAAGATGCCCGATTTCGGAGAAATCGAGCAGCACAGGGAAGGCATCACCTCCGAAATCACAGCTATCGCCACAAGCGCAGCGGGCACCCTGACCGCACGCATGATTGACGCCACCCCCGCCGCACTGCGCGCCGAGGTCGCACATCTCTACACACACGGCCCCCCAGAGCTGATCCGCGCAAGCCTCGCTACGGTGGCCGAAGATGCGCGTATCCTGCGTGACCTTGCCCGCGAAGTTGCAGGGCCATTCCGGGCCAATACTGAAGGCGAAGCAGCGACCTCGAAGTCCGGTCATCACCAACGGAGTTGTCGACCGTACCGTGTACGGCTGGATCGCCGACGGTCAAGGCCGCTCCACCGTGAAGAACTCCATCGCTCCGCTGAACCGGGTCATGGAGCAGGCCGTCCGCGACGGCATCATCGACGTCAATCCCGCCAAGATCACCGGCTGGCAGAGGACGTACCAGCAGGTCGAGGACGAACTCGACGACCCCCGCTCCCTCGCCCTCCGCGACTGGGACGCCCTGGACGATCTGGCCAACGCCCTCGTCGAACGCTCAGCGGACCAGTACCTCGGCTGGGGCGACGTCGTCCGCTTCGCCGCCTGCACCGCCGCACGCATCGGTGAGGTCTCCGGCGTCCGGGCCAAGGACATCGACCGGCGCACGTGGACGTGGGAATGCTGCCGCCAGACCACGCCGGGCCCCGGCGGCCTCATCGACAAGGGCACCAAGGGCAAACGACGCCGGTCGGTACCTATCATCCCCGAGATCCGCCCAATGGTCGGCGCACGCCTGGACGCAGTGGGGCACGACCCCATGGCCCGGCTGTTCACCGGGCCCCGCGGCGGCCGGATCACCACCGCCATCCTGCGCGACGCCACCCACTGGGACGAAGTGGTCGTCCGCCTCGGATACGAGCACCTACGCCGCCACGACCTCCGGCACACCGGACTGACGTGGATGGCGGACGCCGGCATCCCCGTGCACGTGCTCCCCGTGATCGCCGGGCACGGCTCGATCACCACCACCCAGCGGTACCTGCACCCCGACCGCCGGTCGATCCACCTGGCCGGCGCCGCCCTCAGCCGCTACCTCACCGAAGGCCGCCAAGAGGCTCCTGGTCCCAAACTGGTCCCAGAGCCCGCACCTGTGCGGCACCTGCGACTCGTCCGTTGACCCACACGAAAAGAGCCTCTGACCTGCGGTTTCCCGCTGATCAGAGGCTTCTTTCCTACCGTCGGGACGGCGGGATTTGAACCCACGACCCCTTGACCCCCAGTCAAGTGCGCTACCAAGCTGCGCCACGTCCCGGTGCTCGTCCGGCTCGGGCTGGTGCCCTTGCCGACCGCGCAAGAGAACAATACCGCACGCCGTGGGGTGGTCGCGCACGGATGGGCGGGCGGGGGCCGGGGCAGCGGCATGGGGTGGGCAGGGCGGGCATGGGTAGCGGGGCCCGGGCGGGGCGGGGGAGATGAGTAGCGGTACTCATGTGGGCCGCGGGCCGGGTCCGCGACGCTTCAGGGCATGAGTACTCCATCGATACAGCGGCCGACGACCACCGCGTTCTACGTCCAGGCCGCCCTCTCGTTCGGACTGTCACTGGTGGCGCTGGCGGTCGGGATCGTGCGGCTGCCGGTCGGGGCCTGGGAGCGGGGGTTCCTGGGGCTGGGGCTGGTCTTCGTGGTGTCGTCGGCGTTCACGCTGGCCAAGTGCGTGCGGGACCGGCAGGAGGTGGACGAGATCACCAACCGGGTCGACAAGGCGCGGCTCGACAAGCTGCTCATCGAGCAGGACGCGTTCAAGGTGGAGGGGCTGTGATCGGCCCGCGGTGAGCCGCAGGGTCGGTGCTCAACCTCTGGGGTGTTGACCCCGGCCCCCGCACCGTGAACGATGATCCGATCGAGATCTTCCTCTCGCGCCCCGCGCAACTCCCGTACCCCAGGAGGACAGTTGGACGTCCAGGGCCCCTCGGGCACTCGCCTCTCTCCCCTCTCCCGGCGCAGATTCCTCCAGGCCACCGCGGGCACCGCGGCGGTGGCCGGGATGGCCGGGGCGGTCGGGGTGGTTCCGACGCCGGCGGAGGCGGCACCGGCCGCCACAGCCGGAGCGGCGGGCTCCGGGGCGCCCGTGCTGTCCTTCACCGCCACCACCAACGGCTCGGCGTCGCTCTTCGGTGACCGCGTCGTGGCCGAGGTGCAGAACGTCCTGTGGTCGCTGCCCCGCAAGGGCGGGGACGCGGTGGCGATCACGCCGCCCGACCTGGAGCCGACACGGCCCGTGCACTCACCGGACGGCCGGCTGCTCGCCGTCTGCGCGTACCGGGGCGGCGGTTTCCACATCTGGACCCTCCGCCCCGACGGGACGGGGCTGCGGCAGCTCACCGACGGACCCTGGGACGACCGGGGCCCGTCCTGGTCCCCCGACGGCACCCGGATCGCGTTCGCCTCCGAGCGCCAGGGCGATCCGGTGGCCGGCAGCCCGTACCGGATCTGGACGGTGGACGTCCGGACCGGCGCGCTGACCCGGGTGACCGGGCTCAAGGACCAGGACGGGCCGCTCCAGGACGGCGCGTGGGAGGACTTCGACCCGGTCTGGTCGCCGGACGGCAAGCGGCTGCTGTTCGTCCGCGGCCAGGCGACGAAGGACGCGCTGGTGTCCCGGACGGTGGCGTCGGTGCCCGCCGACGGCCGCGGCCCGGTCCGCGTCGAGCACACCGAGACGGCGAAGGCGCAGGTCATGACGCCCGCCGTGAGCCCGGGCGGGCGGCTGGCGTATCTGCGGA is a window from the Streptomyces mobaraensis genome containing:
- a CDS encoding YiaA/YiaB family inner membrane protein; this encodes MSTPSIQRPTTTAFYVQAALSFGLSLVALAVGIVRLPVGAWERGFLGLGLVFVVSSAFTLAKCVRDRQEVDEITNRVDKARLDKLLIEQDAFKVEGL
- a CDS encoding tyrosine-type recombinase/integrase — encoded protein: MYGWIADGQGRSTVKNSIAPLNRVMEQAVRDGIIDVNPAKITGWQRTYQQVEDELDDPRSLALRDWDALDDLANALVERSADQYLGWGDVVRFAACTAARIGEVSGVRAKDIDRRTWTWECCRQTTPGPGGLIDKGTKGKRRRSVPIIPEIRPMVGARLDAVGHDPMARLFTGPRGGRITTAILRDATHWDEVVVRLGYEHLRRHDLRHTGLTWMADAGIPVHVLPVIAGHGSITTTQRYLHPDRRSIHLAGAALSRYLTEGRQEAPGPKLVPEPAPVRHLRLVR